A single Leifsonia sp. 1010 DNA region contains:
- a CDS encoding 4-hydroxy-3-methylbut-2-enyl diphosphate reductase, translating into MPRIPGARRRLQDNPVVGHKRVLLAAPRGYCAGVDRAVVAVEKALDLYGAPVYVRKQIVHNVHVVSELEQQGAIFVDEVDEVPSGAHVVFSAHGVSPAVVNAAAERGLRAIDATCPLVTKVHREAVRFSRDDFQILLIGHAGHEEVEGTAGEAPDHVTLVNGPDDVDSIVVNDPDKIVWLSQTTLSVDETMETVRRLRERFPNLQDPPSDDICYATQNRQVAIKKVAEQAELVIVVGSANSSNSVRLVEVALEYGAKAAYRVDYASEIKQEWLDGVSSVGVTSGASVPEVLVQEVLDDLAGAGYQDVQEVKTAEEDLMFSLPKELRKDITGKQDARALGGRGR; encoded by the coding sequence ATGCCGCGCATTCCCGGCGCCAGGCGACGGCTTCAGGATAACCCGGTCGTCGGACATAAGCGGGTGCTGCTGGCAGCGCCCCGCGGCTACTGCGCCGGTGTCGACCGCGCCGTGGTCGCCGTCGAGAAGGCACTCGACCTGTACGGCGCGCCCGTCTACGTGCGCAAGCAGATCGTCCACAACGTCCACGTCGTGTCCGAGCTGGAGCAGCAGGGCGCCATCTTCGTGGATGAGGTCGACGAGGTGCCGTCGGGCGCGCACGTCGTGTTCTCGGCCCACGGGGTCTCGCCGGCCGTCGTCAACGCGGCCGCCGAGCGCGGGCTCCGCGCCATCGACGCGACCTGCCCGCTCGTGACCAAGGTGCACCGCGAGGCCGTGCGGTTCTCGCGCGACGACTTCCAGATCCTGCTCATCGGCCACGCCGGTCACGAGGAGGTCGAGGGCACCGCCGGAGAGGCTCCGGACCACGTGACCCTGGTCAACGGGCCGGACGACGTCGACTCGATCGTCGTGAACGACCCGGACAAGATCGTCTGGCTCTCCCAGACCACGCTCTCGGTCGACGAGACGATGGAGACGGTCCGCCGCCTCCGCGAGCGCTTCCCGAACCTGCAGGACCCGCCGAGCGACGACATCTGCTACGCGACGCAGAACCGCCAGGTTGCCATCAAGAAGGTCGCCGAGCAGGCCGAACTCGTCATCGTCGTCGGCTCCGCCAACTCGTCCAACTCGGTGCGCCTCGTGGAGGTCGCGCTCGAGTACGGCGCGAAGGCCGCGTACCGGGTCGACTACGCCAGCGAGATCAAGCAGGAGTGGCTGGACGGCGTCTCGTCCGTCGGTGTGACGAGCGGTGCATCCGTGCCCGAGGTCCTCGTGCAGGAGGTGCTCGACGACCTCGCCGGCGCCGGCTATCAGGACGTGCAGGAGGTCAAGACGGCGGAGGAGGACCTCATGTTCTCGCTGCCGAAGGAGCTCCGCAAGGACATCACGGGCAAGCAGGATGCGCGGGCCCTCGGCGGTCGCGGGCGCTGA
- the xseA gene encoding exodeoxyribonuclease VII large subunit, which yields MSQTTTVAMQAAPPTVDAPWPVALLNSKIKGWIDRLGTAWVEGEITQWGISGGNVYGKLKDLNEDATISFTIWSSVKARIPADLKQGDRVVAAIKPNFWVKGGTLTMQVYDMKHVGLGDLLERLERLRQQLAAEGLFAVERKKRLPFLPHTIGLVTGKDSDAEKDVLRNAQLRWPQVRFRVVHASVQGERTVTEVVSAIRALDADPEVEVIIVARGGGDFQNLLGFSDERLVRAAAAALTPIVSAIGHEADRPLLDEVADLRASTPTDAAKRVVPDVAEELARVQQARARMGVRVTQRIAHELDRIGHLRTRPVLASPSWIVDARAEELTRYVARGTELVGRCVERETTRVAELRGQLRALSPQGTLDRGYAIVQTSAGHVVTEPSEATAGTELRVTVSGGSFAATAGDELPSPAGHGASASAEASSAPADPQRDK from the coding sequence GTGAGCCAGACGACCACGGTCGCGATGCAGGCGGCGCCGCCGACCGTCGATGCTCCGTGGCCGGTCGCGCTGCTGAACAGCAAGATCAAGGGATGGATCGACCGGCTGGGCACGGCGTGGGTCGAGGGCGAGATCACGCAGTGGGGCATCTCCGGCGGAAACGTCTACGGAAAGCTCAAGGACCTCAACGAGGACGCCACGATCAGCTTCACGATCTGGTCGTCGGTCAAGGCGCGCATCCCGGCCGACCTGAAGCAGGGTGACCGTGTCGTGGCCGCCATCAAGCCCAACTTCTGGGTCAAGGGCGGCACGCTCACCATGCAGGTCTACGACATGAAGCACGTCGGCCTGGGCGACCTGCTCGAGCGGCTGGAGCGGCTGCGGCAGCAGCTCGCCGCGGAGGGCCTGTTCGCGGTCGAGCGCAAGAAGCGGCTGCCGTTCCTCCCCCACACCATCGGGCTGGTGACCGGCAAAGACTCCGACGCCGAGAAGGATGTGCTCCGCAACGCGCAGCTGCGCTGGCCGCAGGTGCGCTTCCGGGTGGTGCACGCGTCCGTCCAGGGCGAGCGCACCGTGACGGAGGTCGTCTCGGCGATCCGCGCATTGGATGCCGACCCCGAGGTCGAGGTCATCATCGTCGCTCGCGGCGGCGGCGACTTCCAGAACCTGCTCGGTTTCAGCGACGAGCGGCTGGTGCGGGCGGCCGCGGCCGCGCTCACGCCCATCGTCAGCGCCATCGGGCACGAGGCCGACCGGCCGCTGCTCGACGAGGTCGCCGATCTGCGCGCATCCACCCCCACGGATGCCGCGAAGCGCGTGGTGCCGGACGTCGCGGAGGAGTTGGCGCGCGTCCAGCAGGCGCGCGCTCGGATGGGTGTGCGTGTCACGCAGCGCATCGCGCATGAGCTCGACAGGATCGGGCACCTGCGCACGCGACCGGTGCTCGCCTCCCCCTCGTGGATCGTCGACGCGCGTGCCGAAGAACTCACCCGCTACGTCGCGCGCGGCACCGAGCTGGTCGGCCGCTGCGTCGAGCGCGAGACAACGCGCGTCGCCGAACTGCGCGGCCAGCTCCGCGCCCTGTCGCCGCAGGGGACGCTCGACCGCGGCTACGCGATCGTGCAGACGTCCGCGGGGCACGTCGTGACCGAGCCCTCCGAAGCGACCGCCGGAACGGAGCTGCGCGTCACCGTGTCGGGCGGCTCCTTCGCCGCGACGGCCGGGGACGAGCTCCCGTCGCCCGCGGGTCACGGAGCGTCGGCGTCCGCTGAGGCATCGTCGGCTCCAGCGGACCCTCAGCGGGACAAATAG
- a CDS encoding exodeoxyribonuclease VII small subunit has product MDVMPSSETAPAGDPLSALSYEEARDELIRVVGELEQGSATLEESIALWERGEALARHCEEWLIGAKARLDAARSGAGAASQSSVAAQSSEVSGG; this is encoded by the coding sequence ATGGACGTCATGCCCAGTTCCGAGACCGCCCCCGCGGGCGACCCGCTCAGCGCGCTCAGCTACGAAGAGGCGCGCGACGAGCTGATCCGCGTGGTCGGAGAGCTCGAACAGGGGTCGGCGACGCTCGAGGAGTCGATCGCCCTCTGGGAGCGCGGCGAGGCTCTCGCCCGCCACTGCGAGGAGTGGCTGATCGGCGCGAAGGCGCGACTCGACGCGGCGCGCTCGGGCGCAGGAGCCGCCTCGCAGTCGTCAGTAGCCGCACAGTCGTCAGAAGTCTCGGGCGGATGA
- a CDS encoding DUF4245 domain-containing protein — MSPRNSKPPAVVAELGRPETPEETAARKAQNSANHRNRQTINNLIYSLIATLALVAVIVLVVPRGNPTATKPPVDYAAVAQEAQGSEPDRLLVPQLPSTWKSNNAELRTKTADRVDSWYVGLITPKEQFIGITQGFGANDSWVSDQVAKSRIAGTREIDGVTWDVYDNRAGGSDDGNVEYALVTHAGDSSIIVFGTAIDAEFRTVASSLADQIRSLGGGQ; from the coding sequence ATGAGCCCCCGCAACAGCAAGCCGCCCGCGGTCGTCGCCGAGCTCGGCCGCCCGGAGACGCCCGAGGAGACGGCCGCCCGCAAGGCGCAGAACTCGGCGAACCACCGCAACCGTCAGACGATCAACAACCTGATCTACTCGCTGATCGCGACCCTCGCGCTCGTCGCCGTGATCGTGCTCGTCGTCCCGCGCGGCAACCCGACGGCGACCAAGCCGCCCGTCGACTACGCCGCCGTCGCGCAGGAGGCGCAGGGCAGCGAGCCGGACCGCCTGCTCGTGCCGCAGCTCCCCTCGACGTGGAAGTCGAACAACGCCGAGCTGCGCACCAAGACGGCGGACCGCGTCGACTCCTGGTACGTCGGGTTGATCACGCCCAAGGAACAGTTCATCGGCATCACACAGGGCTTCGGCGCGAATGACAGCTGGGTGTCCGACCAGGTCGCAAAGTCGCGCATCGCCGGCACCCGCGAGATCGACGGCGTGACCTGGGACGTCTACGACAACCGTGCGGGAGGGTCCGACGACGGGAACGTCGAGTACGCCCTCGTGACCCACGCCGGCGACAGCTCCATCATCGTCTTCGGCACCGCGATCGACGCCGAGTTCCGCACGGTGGCGTCGTCGCTGGCCGATCAGATCCGCTCACTCGGAGGAGGACAATAA
- a CDS encoding carbonic anhydrase → MLEGNARFVAGEPQHPHQDVARREVVAGGQEPVAAIFGCADSRLAAEIIFDLGLGDAFVVRNAGQVVSDSVVGSLEYAVAVLNVPLILVLGHDSCGAVASAIASQAADAEPLPPHIADLIAPIVPAVHRVAGPGAVEPSAVDASAVGREHLRDTVSDLLAQSEIISSAVAENTLAIVGANYRLAEGRVVPDVVVGMRD, encoded by the coding sequence ATGCTCGAGGGCAACGCCCGCTTCGTCGCGGGCGAGCCGCAGCATCCCCATCAGGATGTGGCCCGCCGCGAGGTGGTCGCCGGCGGCCAGGAGCCGGTTGCCGCCATCTTCGGATGCGCAGACTCCCGCCTCGCCGCCGAGATCATCTTCGACCTGGGGCTGGGCGACGCCTTCGTGGTGCGCAACGCCGGGCAGGTCGTCTCCGACTCGGTCGTCGGGTCGCTGGAGTACGCGGTGGCCGTCCTCAACGTCCCGCTCATCCTGGTGCTCGGGCACGACAGCTGCGGCGCGGTCGCCTCGGCCATCGCCTCCCAGGCCGCGGACGCCGAGCCGCTGCCCCCGCACATCGCCGACCTGATCGCCCCGATCGTCCCGGCCGTGCACCGTGTCGCCGGCCCGGGCGCGGTCGAGCCGTCCGCCGTCGACGCGTCGGCGGTGGGCCGCGAGCACCTGCGCGACACCGTCTCCGACCTGCTGGCGCAGTCAGAGATCATCTCTTCCGCGGTCGCCGAGAACACCCTCGCGATCGTCGGCGCCAACTACCGGCTCGCGGAGGGCCGGGTCGTCCCCGACGTCGTCGTCGGCATGCGCGACTGA
- a CDS encoding class II fumarate hydratase → MVDTQADAEYRIEHDTMGEVRVPKDALYSAQTQRAVENFPISGDVLEPAQIAALARIKKSAALANARLGVLDHEIADAIAAAADEVASGAHNAEFPIDVYQTGSGTSSNMNMNEVLATLASRRLGRPVHPNDHVNASQSSNDVFPTSVHIAVTGALIDELIPALDHLAVSLEAKAELWAEAVKSGRTHLMDATPVTLGQEFGGYAAQIRYGIERIRAALPRVAEVPLGGTAVGTGINTPLGFPQLVIELLTDETELPITEARNHFEAQANRDALVEASGALRTIAVSLTKISNDLRWMGSGPNTGLGELHIPDLQPGSSIMPGKVNPVIPEAVLMVASRVVGNDATIAWSGASGLFELNVAIPVMGTALLESIRLLTQASRVLADKTIDGLEANLDRARAFAESSPSIVTPLNRVIGYEAAAKVAKHAVAKGITVREAVIDLGFVERGEVTLDQLDAALDVLSMTHPG, encoded by the coding sequence GTGGTGGACACCCAGGCGGACGCCGAGTACCGCATCGAACACGACACGATGGGCGAGGTGCGCGTCCCGAAGGACGCCCTGTACAGCGCGCAGACGCAGCGCGCCGTCGAGAACTTCCCCATCTCGGGCGACGTGCTCGAGCCGGCCCAGATCGCCGCGCTGGCTCGCATCAAGAAGTCGGCCGCACTCGCGAACGCCCGCCTCGGCGTGCTCGACCACGAGATCGCCGACGCGATCGCCGCGGCCGCGGACGAGGTGGCGTCGGGCGCCCACAACGCCGAGTTCCCGATCGACGTGTACCAGACCGGTTCGGGCACCTCGTCGAACATGAACATGAACGAGGTGCTGGCGACGCTCGCCTCGCGCCGCCTGGGTCGTCCGGTGCACCCGAACGACCACGTGAACGCCTCGCAGTCGTCGAACGATGTCTTCCCGACCTCGGTGCACATCGCGGTGACGGGCGCGCTCATCGATGAGCTCATCCCGGCGCTCGACCACCTCGCGGTCTCGCTGGAGGCCAAGGCGGAGCTGTGGGCGGAGGCCGTGAAGAGCGGCCGGACGCACCTCATGGATGCGACCCCGGTCACCCTGGGTCAGGAGTTCGGCGGCTACGCCGCACAGATCCGCTACGGCATCGAGCGCATCCGCGCTGCCCTCCCCCGCGTCGCCGAGGTCCCGCTCGGCGGCACCGCGGTCGGAACCGGCATCAACACGCCGCTCGGCTTCCCGCAGCTCGTCATCGAGCTGCTGACGGACGAGACCGAGCTGCCGATCACCGAGGCGCGCAACCACTTCGAGGCACAGGCGAACCGCGACGCGCTGGTGGAGGCGTCCGGCGCTCTCCGCACCATCGCCGTCTCGCTGACCAAGATCTCGAACGACCTCCGCTGGATGGGCTCCGGCCCGAACACGGGCCTCGGCGAGCTGCACATCCCGGACCTCCAGCCCGGCTCCTCGATCATGCCCGGCAAGGTCAACCCGGTCATCCCGGAGGCCGTGCTCATGGTGGCCTCGCGAGTCGTCGGCAACGACGCGACGATCGCCTGGAGCGGCGCGTCGGGGCTGTTCGAGCTCAACGTCGCCATCCCGGTCATGGGCACCGCGCTGCTGGAGTCCATCCGGCTGCTCACGCAGGCCAGCCGCGTGCTCGCCGACAAGACGATCGACGGCCTCGAGGCCAACCTCGACCGCGCCCGCGCCTTCGCCGAGTCGAGCCCCTCGATCGTGACCCCGCTCAACCGGGTGATCGGCTACGAGGCCGCGGCGAAGGTCGCCAAGCACGCCGTCGCCAAGGGCATCACCGTGCGCGAGGCCGTCATCGACCTCGGCTTCGTCGAGCGCGGCGAGGTCACCCTCGACCAGCTGGACGCGGCCCTCGACGTCCTGTCGATGACTCACCCCGGCTGA
- a CDS encoding AAA family ATPase, producing the protein MLSYGDALPGRPRRVVVAGVSGSGKTTLAGRIAQLTGGPHTEIDGLRHGPGWEPRPEFVDDVRAFTAVDAWTTEWQYSAVRDLLAERADLLVWLDLPFARVTLPRVVRRTLHRRIHRTELWNGNREPRLRTIVRDPEHIIRWSISSRNVYAERVPAAERAHPHLVVVRLRSPREVARWLAGPLRAATAANSS; encoded by the coding sequence GTGTTGTCGTACGGGGATGCGCTGCCGGGGAGGCCGCGGCGGGTGGTCGTCGCCGGGGTGTCGGGCAGCGGTAAGACGACGCTCGCCGGGCGCATCGCGCAGCTGACCGGCGGACCGCACACCGAGATCGACGGACTGCGACACGGTCCCGGCTGGGAGCCGCGGCCGGAGTTTGTGGATGACGTACGTGCCTTCACCGCGGTCGACGCCTGGACGACCGAGTGGCAGTACTCCGCGGTCCGCGACCTGCTGGCCGAACGCGCCGACCTCCTCGTCTGGCTCGACCTGCCCTTCGCCCGGGTGACCCTGCCGCGCGTCGTGCGCCGGACGCTGCACCGCCGCATCCACCGCACGGAGCTCTGGAACGGCAATCGCGAGCCGCGCCTGCGCACGATCGTCCGCGACCCGGAGCACATCATCCGCTGGTCGATCTCGTCCCGCAACGTGTACGCGGAGCGGGTGCCGGCCGCCGAGCGCGCGCACCCGCACCTCGTCGTCGTGCGCCTGCGCTCGCCCCGCGAGGTCGCGCGCTGGCTCGCCGGCCCCCTGCGAGCCGCCACCGCAGCAAACAGCTCCTGA
- a CDS encoding MepB family protein, producing MTAADIQRVLGVMGALGIPHGVLRPEGENGGYDAAVCDTPDGLVRFRAARVTPRKSGLFVAVWRRAADGGTEPFDTGDQRQLVIVAREGSGFGAFVFPREVLASRGVLAVDHVGGKRGFRVYPPWSEVTSPQATATQRWQCAWFLPLTDDAPGALDAASRLF from the coding sequence ATGACTGCTGCCGACATCCAGCGGGTGCTGGGAGTGATGGGTGCTCTGGGCATTCCGCACGGTGTGCTCCGACCGGAGGGCGAGAACGGCGGGTACGACGCGGCCGTGTGCGACACACCGGACGGTCTCGTTCGGTTCCGGGCGGCTCGGGTGACGCCCCGCAAGAGCGGGCTGTTCGTCGCCGTCTGGCGGCGTGCGGCCGACGGCGGTACCGAGCCGTTCGACACGGGCGATCAGCGGCAGCTCGTGATCGTCGCCCGAGAGGGGAGCGGCTTCGGGGCGTTCGTGTTCCCGCGCGAGGTGCTCGCTTCGCGCGGCGTCCTGGCCGTCGACCATGTGGGCGGCAAACGCGGATTCCGGGTCTATCCGCCCTGGTCCGAGGTGACCAGTCCGCAGGCCACGGCGACCCAGCGCTGGCAGTGCGCGTGGTTCCTCCCGCTCACCGACGACGCACCGGGAGCCCTCGACGCCGCGAGCCGCTTATTCTGA
- a CDS encoding PhoH family protein, with the protein MVVAESATRQAATRSNGQAAGAAKTKERTYVLDTSVLLSDPKAIFRFAEHAVVIPVVVVSELEGKRNDPELGYFARQALRNLDDLRVEHERLDFPIPVGDGGSLRVELNHSNMSVLPSGMQLGDNDSRILAVALNLSNDGLDVTVVSKDLPLRVKAASIGLAAEEYRHEQVVDSGWTGLADISLGSDQMAALYEDEWMRTELAADLPVNTGLVIHSDRGSALGRVVAEGEVKLVRGDRDVFGLHGRSAEQRLAIDLLLDPEIGILSLGGRAGTGKSALALCAGLEAVLERRQHKKIMVFRPLYAVGGQELGYLPGDAGEKMNPWGQAVFDTLGALVSQNVLDEVLDRGILEVLPLTHIRGRSLHDAFVIVDEAQSLERNVLLTVLSRIGQNSRVILTHDVAQRDNLRVGRHDGVASVIETLKGHPLFAHVTLSRSERSAIAALVTEMLEANELA; encoded by the coding sequence GTGGTCGTGGCGGAATCAGCAACCCGACAGGCAGCAACCCGGTCGAACGGTCAGGCAGCGGGAGCGGCGAAGACGAAAGAGCGCACGTATGTGCTCGACACGTCCGTCCTCCTCTCCGATCCGAAGGCCATCTTCCGTTTTGCGGAGCATGCTGTCGTCATCCCCGTCGTCGTCGTCAGCGAGCTCGAGGGCAAGCGCAACGACCCCGAGCTGGGGTACTTCGCGCGGCAGGCGCTGCGCAACCTCGATGACCTGCGGGTCGAGCACGAACGGCTCGACTTCCCGATCCCCGTCGGTGACGGCGGCTCGCTGCGCGTGGAGCTCAACCACTCGAACATGTCCGTGCTGCCGAGCGGCATGCAGCTCGGCGACAACGACTCGCGCATCCTCGCGGTCGCCCTCAACCTCTCCAACGACGGTCTCGACGTCACCGTCGTCTCGAAAGACCTGCCACTGCGCGTGAAGGCCGCCTCGATCGGCCTCGCCGCGGAGGAGTACCGGCACGAGCAGGTGGTCGACTCCGGCTGGACCGGGCTCGCCGACATCTCGCTCGGCAGCGACCAGATGGCCGCGCTGTACGAAGACGAGTGGATGCGCACCGAGCTGGCCGCGGACCTTCCGGTGAACACCGGCCTCGTCATCCACTCGGACCGCGGCTCGGCCCTGGGCCGCGTCGTCGCCGAGGGCGAGGTGAAGCTGGTCCGCGGCGACCGCGACGTCTTCGGTCTGCACGGGCGCTCGGCGGAGCAGCGGCTCGCGATCGACCTGCTGCTCGACCCGGAGATCGGCATCCTCTCGCTCGGCGGCCGTGCCGGCACCGGCAAGTCGGCGCTCGCGCTCTGCGCCGGCCTCGAAGCGGTGCTGGAGCGGCGGCAGCACAAGAAGATCATGGTGTTCCGCCCGCTGTACGCGGTCGGGGGCCAGGAGCTCGGCTACCTGCCCGGCGACGCGGGCGAGAAGATGAACCCGTGGGGCCAGGCGGTCTTCGACACGCTCGGCGCGCTGGTGTCGCAGAACGTGCTGGACGAGGTGCTCGACCGCGGCATCCTCGAAGTCCTGCCGCTCACGCACATCCGCGGCCGGTCGCTGCACGACGCATTCGTGATCGTCGACGAGGCGCAGTCGCTGGAGCGCAACGTGCTCCTCACGGTGCTCAGCCGGATCGGCCAGAACTCGCGCGTCATCCTCACCCACGACGTGGCCCAGCGCGACAACCTCCGTGTCGGCCGGCACGACGGCGTCGCGAGCGTGATCGAGACGCTGAAGGGCCACCCGCTGTTCGCGCACGTCACGCTGAGCCGCTCGGAGCGCTCCGCAATCGCGGCCCTCGTCACCGAGATGCTGGAGGCCAACGAGCTCGCGTAG
- a CDS encoding aminotransferase class V-fold PLP-dependent enzyme, whose amino-acid sequence MTTVEEYARGFGEEPGYLDYGRVGPLSATVRAEAIGQYEILSKARYGTIERMRTEDERVREAVSALTGFPADQVSFQPNASSGLLHAAFGLTGGDVLLSLSEFPSLTYAAERAARALRVITPTWLETDGGRVTPSRIREQLTDSTSAVMVSLVDSRTGYLADIDGIRQVIGDRLLIVDAIQGFGVVDAPWEVADVVVSGGQKWMRAGWGTGFLALSERAIDHLTPVFSGWTGSGPQQPWDEVLEPVRGAGAFSISNPDLVAEARFAAALEEVDAVGVSAISSAISDNVERVLQLADEFAVPVSSSRSPAERAGMIVLEPLPEQLTVLGASLHNHGVTASVRATNARISVHAGTTEETLDMLRAAFTSYASAA is encoded by the coding sequence GTGACGACGGTCGAGGAGTACGCCCGCGGGTTCGGCGAAGAGCCCGGATATCTGGACTACGGACGGGTCGGACCGCTGTCCGCGACCGTGCGCGCGGAGGCGATCGGGCAGTACGAGATCCTCTCCAAGGCGCGCTACGGCACCATCGAGCGGATGCGCACCGAGGATGAGCGCGTGCGCGAGGCCGTCAGCGCCCTCACCGGGTTCCCGGCCGACCAGGTCAGCTTTCAGCCGAACGCGTCGAGCGGCCTGCTGCACGCGGCGTTCGGGCTGACCGGTGGCGACGTGCTGCTGTCGCTGTCCGAGTTCCCGTCCCTGACTTACGCCGCGGAGCGCGCCGCCCGGGCCCTTCGCGTGATCACGCCGACTTGGCTGGAGACCGACGGCGGCCGTGTGACGCCGTCGCGCATCCGCGAGCAGCTGACCGACAGCACCTCGGCGGTGATGGTGAGCCTCGTCGACTCGCGCACCGGCTACCTCGCCGACATCGACGGCATCCGGCAGGTCATCGGCGATCGCCTGCTCATCGTGGACGCGATCCAGGGCTTCGGCGTGGTCGATGCCCCGTGGGAGGTGGCCGACGTCGTCGTGTCGGGCGGTCAGAAGTGGATGCGCGCGGGCTGGGGCACGGGATTCCTCGCGCTCAGCGAGCGCGCGATCGACCACCTGACGCCCGTCTTCAGCGGCTGGACCGGCTCCGGGCCGCAGCAGCCGTGGGACGAGGTGCTCGAGCCGGTGCGCGGCGCCGGCGCCTTCTCGATCTCCAACCCGGACCTCGTGGCGGAGGCGCGCTTCGCCGCGGCGCTCGAAGAGGTGGATGCGGTCGGTGTGAGCGCGATCTCCTCCGCGATCTCCGACAACGTCGAGCGCGTCCTGCAGCTCGCCGACGAGTTCGCCGTGCCGGTGAGCTCCTCGCGGAGCCCCGCCGAGCGCGCCGGGATGATCGTGCTGGAGCCGCTGCCCGAGCAGCTGACCGTGCTCGGTGCCTCCCTCCACAACCACGGGGTCACGGCCTCGGTGCGTGCCACGAACGCGCGGATCAGCGTGCACGCGGGGACGACGGAGGAGACGCTCGACATGCTGCGGGCGGCGTTCACCTCGTACGCGTCGGCGGCCTGA
- a CDS encoding isoprenyl transferase, with product MGRLEGSGLLYGLYQKRLRRDLNRESLPQHVAMIIDGNRRWARQAGLTTVAHGHRAGAAKMREFLEWCDELGIQVVTLYLLSSDNLTNRESGELGDLIDIIAQLADDLSHYRDWRVKHVGSATGLPPRLLQALADAEKRTAANTGMHINLAVGYGGRKEITDAMRSIVAAHHADGGSLETLADLLTPDLIGEHLYTGGQPDPDLVIRTSGEQRLSDFMLWQSAHSEFYFVEALGPDLREVDFLRAVRDYSRRHRRFGG from the coding sequence ATGGGCCGGCTGGAGGGCAGCGGGCTGCTGTACGGGCTCTACCAGAAGCGTCTCCGCCGCGACCTCAATCGCGAGTCGCTGCCGCAGCACGTCGCCATGATCATCGACGGCAACCGGCGGTGGGCCCGGCAGGCCGGCTTGACCACCGTCGCGCACGGCCATCGCGCCGGCGCGGCGAAGATGCGCGAGTTCCTGGAGTGGTGCGACGAGCTCGGCATCCAGGTCGTCACGCTGTATCTGCTCTCGTCCGACAACCTCACCAACCGCGAGAGCGGCGAGCTCGGCGACCTGATCGACATCATCGCCCAACTGGCCGACGACCTCTCCCATTACCGCGATTGGCGGGTCAAGCACGTGGGGTCGGCGACGGGCCTCCCGCCCCGGCTGCTGCAGGCGCTGGCGGATGCGGAGAAGCGCACCGCAGCGAACACCGGCATGCACATCAACCTCGCCGTCGGCTACGGCGGCCGCAAGGAGATCACCGACGCCATGCGCAGTATCGTGGCCGCGCACCACGCCGACGGCGGGAGCCTGGAGACCCTTGCCGACCTCCTGACGCCCGACCTCATCGGCGAGCACCTCTACACCGGCGGCCAGCCCGATCCCGACCTCGTCATCCGCACGTCGGGGGAGCAGCGCCTCAGCGACTTCATGCTCTGGCAGAGCGCCCACAGCGAGTTCTACTTCGTGGAGGCGCTGGGACCGGATCTCCGCGAGGTCGACTTCCTGCGCGCTGTCCGCGACTATTCGCGCCGGCACCGCCGCTTCGGCGGCTGA
- a CDS encoding hemolysin III family protein — MSPRESHNPGTTDDREADEDVAELLAEPTADLSTSDAAVQADEREARDGGPDLPNIPLLDASPAFPGEVKPTWRGWIHAATFPVAIAAGIVLICLAHGAPAKWASAVFMLTSMLLFGNSALYHRFNWRPRTKIILKRIDHANIFLLIAGTYTPLAVLALPPEKGILLLTLVWAGALIGIGFRVFWISAPRWLYVPIYVALGWAAMMYIVDLVDANVAMMVLVLVGGLMYTAGAVIYGMKRPNPFPGRFGFHEIFHTLTVLAFLCHWTATLLIAMHPAYNAG; from the coding sequence ATGTCGCCCCGAGAGAGTCACAACCCCGGTACGACCGACGACCGCGAAGCCGATGAAGACGTCGCCGAGCTCCTCGCGGAGCCGACGGCCGACCTGAGCACCTCGGATGCGGCCGTTCAGGCGGACGAGCGCGAGGCGCGGGACGGCGGCCCTGATCTGCCGAACATCCCGCTGCTGGATGCCTCCCCCGCCTTCCCCGGCGAGGTCAAGCCGACCTGGCGCGGCTGGATCCACGCCGCGACGTTCCCGGTGGCGATCGCGGCCGGAATCGTCCTGATCTGCCTCGCCCACGGAGCGCCCGCCAAGTGGGCGTCCGCCGTGTTCATGCTGACCTCGATGCTGCTGTTCGGAAACTCCGCCCTGTACCACCGCTTCAACTGGCGGCCGCGCACCAAGATCATCCTCAAGCGCATCGACCACGCGAACATCTTCCTGCTGATCGCTGGGACCTACACGCCGCTCGCCGTGCTCGCGCTGCCGCCGGAGAAGGGCATCCTCCTGCTCACGCTGGTGTGGGCCGGCGCCCTCATCGGCATCGGTTTCCGCGTGTTCTGGATCAGCGCGCCCCGCTGGCTGTACGTGCCCATCTACGTGGCACTCGGCTGGGCGGCGATGATGTACATCGTCGACCTCGTCGACGCCAACGTCGCGATGATGGTGCTCGTGCTCGTGGGCGGCTTGATGTACACCGCGGGCGCGGTCATCTACGGCATGAAGCGGCCGAACCCCTTCCCCGGGCGCTTCGGCTTCCACGAGATCTTCCACACGCTGACCGTGCTGGCGTTCCTCTGCCACTGGACGGCGACGCTGCTGATCGCGATGCACCCCGCGTACAACGCGGGCTGA